A window of Gemmatimonadota bacterium contains these coding sequences:
- a CDS encoding LytR family transcriptional regulator, translating into MTRQVIQPSANRPDAVPEGRGTGGRWRVRALEGVIIILVGLNAYLIYSVATSSAFSTSTERSVETVVDPSAFHIQVEVLNGCGERGIGQQAMRFLRERGFDVVNIDNADHFEYRETVVLDRRGTDGPSEAARAVGNALGTQYVLLQRNDDRLVDVSVVIGKDYGELLFSVEND; encoded by the coding sequence ATGACGAGACAAGTCATCCAACCCTCCGCGAACCGGCCGGACGCCGTTCCGGAAGGACGGGGGACAGGCGGCCGCTGGCGCGTTCGGGCGCTTGAAGGCGTGATCATCATCCTGGTCGGGCTGAACGCCTACCTGATCTACTCGGTGGCGACCTCGTCCGCATTCTCGACGTCCACCGAACGGTCCGTCGAGACGGTCGTCGACCCCTCGGCCTTCCATATCCAGGTGGAGGTCCTGAACGGATGCGGTGAACGGGGAATCGGACAACAGGCCATGCGGTTTCTCAGGGAACGAGGATTCGACGTGGTCAATATCGATAACGCCGACCATTTCGAATACCGGGAAACGGTCGTGCTGGACCGCCGGGGAACGGACGGACCGTCCGAGGCCGCCCGCGCGGTCGGAAACGCGCTGGGTACGCAGTATGTCCTGCTCCAGCGGAACGATGACCGGCTGGTGGACGTATCGGTGGTGATCGGCAAGGATTACGGCGAACTGCTCTTTTCCGTGGAGAACGACTGA
- the rsfS gene encoding ribosome silencing factor: protein MALASQEIAEQATLTMLAKNAADVMIIDLRGLSSITDYFVIGTAGSEPQIKAVVEQVASDLKERDTTPWHTEGKQSWRWVLLDYVDVVVHVFRAEVRAFYGLERLWGDAPRVAVSTDATTGEIIRTSDAGVPGARVDALEHEA, encoded by the coding sequence GTGGCGTTGGCATCGCAGGAAATCGCGGAGCAAGCGACCCTTACCATGCTGGCCAAGAATGCGGCGGACGTGATGATCATCGACCTCAGGGGGCTCTCGTCCATCACGGACTACTTCGTCATCGGGACGGCGGGTTCCGAACCGCAGATCAAGGCGGTCGTCGAGCAGGTGGCGTCGGATCTCAAGGAGCGGGATACAACGCCCTGGCACACGGAAGGCAAACAGAGCTGGCGGTGGGTACTGCTCGACTACGTGGACGTGGTCGTACACGTGTTCAGAGCGGAAGTCCGGGCATTCTACGGGCTCGAGCGGCTCTGGGGAGACGCGCCCCGGGTCGCCGTTTCTACCGACGCGACAACGGGTGAAATCATCCGCACGTCCGACGCGGGCGTCCCCGGGGCCAGGGTGGACGCACTGGAACACGAGGCATAG